The following proteins come from a genomic window of Gossypium raimondii isolate GPD5lz chromosome 5, ASM2569854v1, whole genome shotgun sequence:
- the LOC105769349 gene encoding uncharacterized protein LOC105769349: protein MPKVRRDRSLSSDRCRRSPFSCHQSSPKFPSETEENLKEWEDARCPVCMEHPHNAILLVCSSHEKGCRPYMCDTSYRHSNCFDQFRKSFSDTSATTPQNPQLGAQLVTTNLSPVVNATSESTVSELREERTEEGPSNPSIVSCENQVLPKLVCPLCRGEVKDWLVVEPARHFMNAKSRSCSSETCNFTGSYKDLRKHARLEHPSARPSEADPERQRNWRRLERQRDLGDLLSTLQSSFGEERADDSILPIDDGSWLTVFFLIRVFQPGSSPRSSSWSGTSRARAQLSIRRRSTRLWGESYDGEPGSTRDEDNESSDSGSFPWRRRVRRRTSPDNQP from the coding sequence ATGCCGAAGGTCAGAAGAGATCGTTCCCTATCTTCTGATAGGTGTAGGAGATCTCCCTTTTCGTGCCACCAATCTTCACCAAAATTCCCTTCTGAAACTGAGGAAAATCTAAAGGAATGGGAAGATGCCAGGTGCCCTGTCTGCATGGAGCATCCTCACAATGCAATTCTGCTCGTATGTTCTTCCCATGAGAAGGGTTGCCGTCCATACATGTGTGATACAAGTTATCGCCACTCTAACTGTTTTGATCAGTTTCGCAAGTCATTTTCAGATACCTCCGCGACAACACCACAAAATCCTCAACTAGGAGCTCAACTTGTAACCACAAACCTATCACCAGTTGTGAATGCAACTTCAGAATCAACTGTCTCCGAGTTGCGGGAAGAAAGGACTGAGGAAGGTCCCTCCAACCCATCTATTGTCTCATGTGAAAACCAGGTGCTCCCAAAACTAGTATGCCCTCTATGTCGTGGTGAGGTAAAAGATTGGCTTGTTGTAGAGCCTGCTCGTCATTTCATGAATGCCAAATCTAGAAGCTGTTCCTCTGAAACATGTAATTTTACTGGTTCCTATAAAGACCTAAGGAAACATGCTAGACTAGAGCACCCTTCTGCCCGCCCATCTGAGGCTGATCCTGAGCGACAACGAAACTGGAGGAGGTTGGAGCGTCAAAGAGACCTTGGAGACTTGCTCAGCACACTTCAATCTTCATTTGGGGAGGAGAGGGCTGATGACAGCATTTTGCCAATTGATGATGGTAGTTGGCTGACCGTCTTTTTCCTTATTCGAGTGTTTCAACCAGGGTCTAGTCCTAGGAGCAGCAGTTGGTCTGGCACCTCAAGAGCGAGAGCTCAACTGAGTATTAGGAGGAGATCCACAAGACTGTGGGGAGAAAGCTATGATGGGGAACCCGGATCTACCAGAGATGAGGACAATGAGTCTTCAGATAGTGGATCATTTCCTTGGAGGCGCCGTGTAAGGCGACGGACATCTCCCGATAATCAACCATGA
- the LOC105770646 gene encoding protein BUNDLE SHEATH DEFECTIVE 2, chloroplastic, whose amino-acid sequence MIPKQFRILGKGAAIVFGGFMALNLAATVAIGAFRSVAERNRRKFALPCGVCKGKGFYLCKLCNGNATIKWSPLYDPIHINPCVCPTCDGNRVQRCLNCLGKGYS is encoded by the exons ATGATCCCAAAGCAATTTCGTATATTGGGAAAAGGCGCTGCGATAGTTTTTGGAGGATTTATGGCTCTCAATCTTGCAGCTACCGTTGCCATTGGTGCATTTCGCTCTGTAGCCGAAAGGAATCGG AGAAAATTTGCCTTGCCTTGTGGGGTTTGTAAAGGGAAAGGATTTTACTTATGCAAGCTGTGCAACGGAAATGCTACAATAAAGTGGTCACCTTTGTATGATCCTATTCATATTAACCCTTGTGTTTGCCCTACTTGTGATGGTAACAG GGTGCAGCGCTGCTTAAACTGTCTTGGCAAAGGTTATAGTTGA
- the LOC105766744 gene encoding probable polyol transporter 6 yields MDSLENSSSHDVPHPRKPVLNKYAFAAALLASATSILLGYDIGVMSGAIIFIKENIHISTIEVEILVGSLNVCSLFGSLLAGKTSDLIGRRLTIVLAASTFLVGAVLMGFAPSYPFLMTGRVIAGVGVGYSLMIAPVYTTELSPATSRGFLASLPELFITLGILFGYLSNYFLAGLPNRINWRIMVGIAGAPAAAIGLGVLAMPESPRWLVMKGRYGEAKKIIQKISHTMEEAESRFQEIKMAASRLDSENSSQFSGKGFWKELLLTPSPSLRRILIAAVGINFFMQASGNDAVVYYSPQVFKAAGIHNKRHLFGITVIMGLSKTFFVLVSALFLDRFGRRPLLLLGTLGMVFSLVGLGLGSKFLAENNSKPTWAIVLSIIAVCAFLSFFSIGIGPITWVYSSEIFPMKYRAQGTSVAISVNRLVSGGVAMSFLTIANKITFARVFFILAGIMTMATIFFYFLLPETKGKTLEEIEGLFEDRPILSDNSTILTVD; encoded by the exons ATGGATTCTTTGGAAAACAGTTCGTCCCATGATGTCCCTCATCCAAGAAAACCCGTTCTTAACAAATATGCCTTTGCGGCTGCTCTACTGGCTTCTGCAACTTCAATTCTACTCGGCTATG atATTGGTGTGATGAGTGGTGCGATCATTTTCATCAAAGAAAACATTCACATTTCAACTATTGAAGTAGAGATATTGGTTGGTTCTTTGAATGTGTGTTCATTATTTGGTTCACTCCTAGCTGGGAAAACATCTGATTTGATCGGTCGACGTTTGACTATAGTATTAGCAGCATCAACATTTCTCGTTGGTGCAGTTCTAATGGGATTTGCACCATCTTATCCTTTCTTAATGACTGGCAGAGTGATTGCCGGTGTCGGAGTCGGTTACTCCCTTATGATCGCCCCAGTTTACACCACCGAGCTTTCACCAGCAACAAGCCGAGGGTTTCTCGCATCATTACCTGAACTTTTCATTACTTTAGGTATCCTATTCGGTTACCTATCCAACTACTTTTTAGCTGGTCTCCCCAATCGTATAAATTGGAGAATAATGGTGGGGATAGCAGGAGCACCAGCCGCGGCTATTGGTTTAGGTGTTTTAGCGATGCCTGAGTCTCCTAGGTGGCTCGTGATGAAAGGCCGGTACGGTGAAGCTAAAAAGATCATTCAAAAAATATCACACACCATGGAAGAAGCTGAGTCAAggtttcaagaaataaaaatggctGCTTCGAGATTGGATAGTGAAAACTCGAGCCAATTCAGTGGTAAAGGTTTTTGGAAAGAGTTATTATTAACCCCATCTCCTTCACTTCGTAGGATTCTTATAGCAGCTGTTGGGATCAACTTCTTCATGCAAGCTTCAGGCAATGATGCTGTTGTTTATTACAGTCCCCAAGTGTTCAAAGCTGCTGGAATCCACAACAAACGACACCTTTTCGGCATTACAGTAATCATGGGGCTCAGCAAGACATTCTTTGTTCTGGTTTCTGCTCTTTTCTTGGACCGGTTCGGTAGGCGACCTCTTCTTTTATTAGGCACACTAGGGATGGTTTTTTCATTGGTGGGGTTAGGCTTGGGGTCCAAATTTCTAGCAGAAAATAACAGTAAACCTACATGGGCTATTGTATTAAGTATAATCGCAGTTTGTGCTTtcctttcattcttttccataGGGATTGGCCCTATCACATGGGTGTATTCATCTGAAATTTTCCCGATGAAATATCGAGCACAAGGCACCAGCGTTGCGATATCAGTAAACAGGCTGGTGAGTGGTGGTGTTGCAATGAGTTTCTTAACCATTGCAAACAAGATTACATTTGCTAGAGTTTTTTTTATACTAGCAGGGATTATGACAATGGCCACCATTTTCTTCTACTTTTTATTGCCTGAAACAAAAGGTAAAACCCTTGAAGAGATTGAGGGTCTTTTTGAAGATAGACCTA